The genomic interval CTCGGTGCGTATGGTTTGTGTCTGAGCGGATGGTGGTGTTCGTTTTCGACTTGGAAAGTCGAACGACAATGGTCGCTCGTTTTTCCATGTCGATAGTGGGGCGCGCTAAGCGTGTTGTCACTCCCAACTCAATCACGAAGAGAAACGTGATTCTGTCTCGGCGGATGCTTGATCAGACGCTGCAGGTAATCACCGTATTCGCTGTTGCCGTATCGTTGAACGCTGACCTGGAGCTGCTCCAAGCTGATCCAACCCTGGCGAAAAGCGATCTCCTCTGGGCAAGAAACCTTCAAACCGGTGCGTTTTTCAATGGTGCCGATGAAGCTGCTCGCGTCGTGCAAGTTCTCGTGGGTACCTGTGTCCAACCATGCCGTACCACGCCCGAAGACCTTGACTTGCAGCGTTCCAGCTTGGAGATAAACACGGTTCAGATCCGTGATCTCCAGCTCACCACGCGGTGACGGAGCCAAGCAGCGGGCGATCTCACAGACCCGCTTGTCGTAGAAATAAAGTCCGGGGACGGCGTGGTGGGATGCCGGATTCACCGGCTTTTCCTCCAATGCGATCGCCTGCCCCGAATCGTCGAATGACACCACACCGTATGACTCAGGATCGCGAACTTCATAGGCAAAGATCTGTGCGCCATCGGTCAGCTCCGCCGAGCTACGCAGCATGCGAATCATTCCCTGTCCGTAAAACAAGTTGTCTCCCAAAATCAAGCAGCATGGCTGCTCATCAATAAAATCTTCCGCGATCAAAAACGCTTGCGCTACGCCGCCCGGATTGGACTGAATCGCGTATGTCAGACTCAGCCCCCACTGCTTGCCGTCTGACAACAACGCTTGAAAGAGCGGTTGTTGCTCCCGTGTGGTGATGACCAGGATGTCACGGATGCCGGCGAGCATGAGTGTCGAAAGCGGAT from Stieleria varia carries:
- the rfbA gene encoding glucose-1-phosphate thymidylyltransferase RfbA, translating into MKGIILAGGSGTRLMPLTAAISKQLLPVYDKPMIYYPLSTLMLAGIRDILVITTREQQPLFQALLSDGKQWGLSLTYAIQSNPGGVAQAFLIAEDFIDEQPCCLILGDNLFYGQGMIRMLRSSAELTDGAQIFAYEVRDPESYGVVSFDDSGQAIALEEKPVNPASHHAVPGLYFYDKRVCEIARCLAPSPRGELEITDLNRVYLQAGTLQVKVFGRGTAWLDTGTHENLHDASSFIGTIEKRTGLKVSCPEEIAFRQGWISLEQLQVSVQRYGNSEYGDYLQRLIKHPPRQNHVSLRD